DNA from Spirochaetales bacterium:
ATTCAGGGAAGCGCTTATCTTTTCCATGAGCCTCCTGCTTATCAACTACGTTATCGGCATCGGCATCGGCTGCGCCATGGGGTATTTCGGCGGTCTTTTCGATCTGATCTTCCAGCGTATCATCGAAATCTGGACCTCCGTCCCCTACCTCTATGTGATTATCATCATTGCATCGATCGTCTTTCCGAATGTTTTTATCCTTATCCTTATCAATGCGTTTTTTGGATGGATCGGCATGACGTGGATCATGAGAACGATCACCTACAAAGAGAAGACGAGGGAATACGCGATCGCTGCAAAATCGATCGGGGCGAGCCACCTGAGAATCATCTTCCGCCACATTATCCCCAACACGATTTCCATTATCGTCACCTACGCGCCGTTCTCCGTTGCCTCGGGAATCATCTCTCTTACCGCTCTCGACTACCTCGGCTACGGTCTCAGACCCCCGACCCCCAGCTGGGGGGAACTGCTCGAACAGGGATGGACCAACCTGGGAGATTACTGGATCGCCTTTTCCGTCATCACCGCGATGGTCGTCACCTTAACCCTCGTCACATTTATCGGGGAAGCGATAAGGGAGGCTTTTGATCCGAAAATGCATACAACCTATGAATAAAAAAGAGAGGAGTATATTAATGAGAATAACGATAAAAGCCCGACTTTTTCATAAACGGGGAAAAAAGCGCCCGTGGAAATGGTCGAAACGCATGATACCGGAAAACGGCCGTCCGTTACCGGGAAAAACGCTTTTCTCCTGTGTTCTCGCGCTGCTTTTGATGCTGTTTGCCGGCTGCGGGCAACACCGTGAAGAATCGGATAAAGGGAAAGGGGAAATTTTTACGGCGCCCGTGTCCGAAGAAAAACTCCCTTCGGGGATCACCTGGCTGACCAACAATTCCGATCCCGCCTTCTCCTCGCCCAGGGCGAAAAAAGGCGGCACCTTCCGCGATTTTTTGTTGAGTTTCCCCCCCACTTTCCGTATCGTGGGACCGGACTCGAACAGCGATTTCCGTTCCTATATCCTCGACAACCAGTTGAGCCTTATCAATATCCATCCCAACACGGAAAATCTCATTCCGGAAATCGCCACCCACTGGGCATTCGACGAGGACGGAAAAACCATGTATTTCAGACTCAACCCGAACGCGCGGTGGTCGGACGGAAAGAAGGTGACGGCCCACGATTTCGCCTATACCCTCGAGTTCATGCGGTCAGAACACATCGTGGCGCCATGGTACAATGATTTCTATACCGAGTTCATCGACAGGGCCGTCGTTTATGACGATTACACCCTGGCCATGGTCGCGACGCGCCCCATGCCGGACATCTGGCTTTACCTGGCGATAAGGCCTGTCCCGCGCCACTTTTACGGCACCCTGAACGAGAATTTCGTGACAGACTACAACTGGGCCGTCGAACCGAATACGGGGCCGTATCGGATAAAGGAGTTCGAAAAGGGAAAAAGCGTCACCCTCGAACGGAAAAAAGACTGGTGGGCGAAGGATCTGAAATATTTCAAAAACAGGTTTAATGCCGACAGGATAAAAGTAATAGTGATAAAAGATCGAAATCTCGCATGGGAATATTTTAAAAAAGGGGAAATCGATACATTCTGGATGCCCTTTCCGGATTACTGGTACGACAAATCGCAGATACCGGAGGTCGAGAAGGGCTATATCTACAAGGTAATGTTCTTCAATGACACGAGACAGGGTGCATACGGCATCTATATGAATCAGGATACCGAAATTTTCAAGGACAAAAACGTCCGGTACGCTTTCGCCCATGGAATGAACGTGGAGCTTGTCATTAAAAAGATATTGAGAAACGACTATTACCGTCTTGAAAACGGGAATGTGGGTTACGGAAAATATTCGAACTACAATATAAGGGCGCGCCGTTACGATCTTGATAAAGTGGAATATTATATGAAGGAAGCGGGATGGAAACGCGGCGCTGACGGTATCTGGATGAAGGGGAAATTGCGGTTTTCAGTCAATGTTACCTATAACGCCGAGAACATGACCCCGCGGCTTGTCGTTTTAAAGGAAGAGGCGTTAAAGGCCGGGATAGAACTTCTCCTCGACAAACTCGACGGTACCGCGGTCTATAAAAAAGTCATGGAAAAAAAGCACGAGGCGGTATGGTGGCAGTGGAGCACGAGTTTCACTCCACAGTACTGGGAAGGCTACCACTCGATAAACGCGCATAAACCCCAGACGAACAATATCACCAATACCGATGACCCCGAACTCGATGAGATGATCGACGAGTACCGGAATACAACGGATGAAGAAAAACGGATAGCGCTGTCAAAGAAAATTCAGCAAAAAATCTATGATATCTGCCCCTTTGTCCCGCTTTTCATGGTCCCGTATTTAAGAAGCGCGGCCTGGCGGTGGTGGCGGCTTCCCGATGTCCCCGGCGCAAAAATGAACAATGAAGACCTCTTCAATCCTTTTTTCGGCGATTACAACTACGGGGGACTATTCTGGTACGACGAACAGCTCCTCAAGGAAACGGATGAGGCAATGAAAAAGGGTGTTTCACTCGGCGAGGTGACCATCGTGGACGAAACTTATAAAATGGATATATTGAAGTAAAGAAACGGAGGAATACTGATGAAAAAAAAATACTGTATATTCGCGATTCTGGCGCTTGTTTTTACCGCCGGCTCCTGCGGCAATGGCGGGGGAGAAAAAACGGGGACGGAGCATTACGTGTTCAAAGCCCCCCTTTCTTCCGAGCCGCTTCCCGACGATCTGGTCTGGCTGACAAACGAGGAAGACGAAACGTTCGCCTCCCCGGAGGCGAAAAAGGGAGGGACCATGGTCGTGGCCTTATATTCGTTTCCCAATACCTTCCGAATCGTGGGGCCGGACTCGAACAATAGTTTCGCCACCTATATCAGGGGTAATGACATGTTACCGGTGGGACTCCACCCCAACACGGAAAACATCATCCCCGATCTTGCCACACACTGGGCCTACAAACATGACAACAAGACCATGTTTTTCAAACTGAACAGAAAGGCGAGGTGGTCCGACGGCGTTCCCCTGACCGCGCATGATTTTGCCTATACCCTGAAATTCATGCGTTCGGAATACATCGTCTCCCCATACTACAATGAAGTATATGCGGAGGATAAATTCGAAGTCATCGTCTATGACGATTATACCTTCGCGATCGTGAACAAGGAAAGCGAGGTAACGGAAAGCGACCTTTTTTTCCATGTTAATATGTATCCGACACCATCGCATTTTTACGGCGAACTCGATGAGGATTTTATCGAGAAATACAACTGGACCTCCGTCCCCAATCCCGGACCGTATCAGATAACCGATTTCGAAAAGGGCCGGAGTATCACCTTCGAACGGAAAAAGGACTGGTGGGCGAAAGACATGAAATATTACAAAAACAGGTTCAACGTGGATAAAATAATCTTCAAGGTCATCAAGGACCAGAACCTCACCTGGGAATATTTCAAAAAGGGAGAGCTCGACGTACACGGGGCGACCCACCCCACCTACTATTACGAGAAGACCGATATCGATCTCTTTCATAACGGCTATATCGACAAGATATGGTTTTACTTCGATATACGGCAGTCGCCGTGGGGCATGTACCTCAACCGGGACAACGAGCTTTTCAAAACGAACAACCTCCGGTACGCCTTTGCCCATGCCATGAACCTGGAACTGGTAAACGAGAAAATTCTCCGCAACGAATACTACCGTCTCGAGCAGGCATTTATCGGGTACGGCAAATACACGAACAACACCATACGGGCGCGGCGGTTCGATCTCGATAAAGTGGATGCGTACATGAAGGCGGAGGGATGGAAACGCGGCAAGGACGGTATCTGGACCAAAGGCGGCCTCAGTTATTCGGTGGATGTCACCTACAGCTCGGATCTCGACACCCAGCGCCTCGTTGTCCTGAAAGAGGAGGCGCAGAAGGCCGGTATCGAACTGAAACTCGACAAACTCGACGGTTCGGCCGCATACAAGAAGGTCATGGAAAAAAAACACGATGTCGCGGTCTGGGGCTGGACCACGAAGTTCAGGCCGGTTTATTTCCAGCAGTATCTCTCAGAATACGCGCACAAACCGCAGACAAACAACATCACCAATACCGACGACAAGGCTCTCGATGAGTTGATCGACAAATACCGGTATTCCTATGAAGAAAGCGAACGGGTAAGGCTTTCCCTGCTGATCCAGGAAAAACTCCACGAAGAATGCTCCTTTGTCCCCTGGTTCATGGTCCCCTATGTCCGGCAGGCTTACTGGCGGTGGTGGCGGCTGCCGGAACCGCCCGGGACAAAAAGTTCGGACAGCGTTTTCGAACCCTTCGATTCAAGCTTTGGCGGGCTTTTCTGGTACGACGAAAAAATGCACAGGGAAACCACAGACGCGATGAAATCGGGAAAAACCTTCGAGCCCGCGGAAATCATCGATAAAACCTATATGATGGACATACTGAAATAGATGGATAACGGGTTTATTCTGGAAGTCAGGGGCCTGATCACCTCGTTCAAAACAGAGGCGGGCAAAATCAACGCGGTCGAGGATGTCGGCTTCAGCCTGCGCAGGGGTAAAACACTCGGGCTTGTCGGCGAATCGGGGTGCGGAAAAAGCGTGACCGCGCTTTCCGTCATGCGCCTGCTGCCGAAGCCCGCGGGAACTATCGAAGGGGGGAGTGTCGTCTTCGACGGGGAGGACCTCCTCCGGCTGCCACCTGACGCCATGCACCGGATACGGGGCAAACGGATATCGATGATATTCCAGGAACCGATGACCGCCCTGAACCCGATTCAGCGTGTGGGAAAACAGCTCGATGAAGTCTATCTCCTGCACAACCCCGGGGTAAAAAAGGAAACGGCAAAGGAAAGATCCGTCGGTCTGCTCAAAGAGATCGGCCTGCCCGATCCTGAAAAACGGTACACCGAATATCCGCATCAGCTTTCAGGGGGTATGCGGCAGCGGGTGATGATCGCCATGGCCATCTCGTGCGAACCGGAAATCCTGATCGCGGACGAACCCACGACGGCCCTGGATGTCACGATCCAGGCACAGATACTCGATATCATCAGGCGGCTGCAGGAAACGACCGGCATGTCGATCATATTTATCACCCACGACCTCGGCGTCATCGCCGAGGTCTGCGACGACGTCGTCGTCATGTATGCGGGTAAAATCGCGGAAACCGCGTCCGCCGTCGAATTATTCTCAAACCCGAGACATCCCTACACGATGGGCCTGCTCTCATCGATTCCGAGACTCGAGAATGAACGAAAGATAACGCTTCCCGTTATCGAGGGAAGGGTTCCGAGTCTGTACGAACTGCCCGAAGGGTGCCGTTTTCAGAACAGGTGTCCGTATGTCATGGATATATGCAGGAAGGACCCTCCCCCGCTCTTCGAGATGGCGGAAAACCATTATGCAAGCTGTTATTATGCGGAAAAACAAAAATGAGTGAATATCTGGTTGAAGTGAAACACCTCAAAACATATTTCCCCATTATGGGCGGCGTGTTCTGGCACGAGGTCGGGAAAATTTATGCGGTCGACGATGTGTCGTTCACGATCCGGGAAGGAGAAACCCTCGGACTGGTTGGTGAATCGGGATGCGGAAAAACCACGCTGGGAAGAACGATCGACTACCTCTACAAGGCGACCGGAGGAGACGTTCTTTTTCAGGGAAGAAACATTTTTACCCTGAAGAAAAAGGAACTGTACACCCTGCGGCGAAACATGCAGATGATCTTTCAGGATCCCTTCGAGTCCCTGAATCCCCGTCATACGATAGGCGCCATACTTGAAGAACCGTTTCTCATCCATTCGATCGGAACAAGACAGGAACGGAAAAAACAGATCTCGAGTCTTTTGGAACAGGTCGGTCTGCCGCCCGATGTATTGCAGCGGTACCCCCACGAGTTCAGCGGCGGACAAAGGCAGCGGATCGGTATCGCGCGGGCTCTGACGTTACAGCCGAAACTGATCATCTGCGACGAACCCGTTTCCGCCCTGGATGTCTCCATCCAGTCGCAGATACTCAACCTGCTTGTCAGGCTGCAGGAAACGTTCAAACTGACGTATCTGTTTATCGCCCACGATCTCGCGGTGGTCAAATATATTTCGGACAGAATCGCGGTTATGTACCTGGGTAAAATCGTCGAATTGACGGGTGCGGACGAAATATACCGGCACCCCGTTCATCCATATACACAGGCGCTTATATCGGCGATTCCCGTTCCGGACCCCGTTATCTCAAAAGCCAAACAAAGACGGATATTGAAAGGCGATGTGCCTTCTTCCAGCAACCCGCCGCCCGGCTGCCGTTTTCATACGAGATGTCCCATGGTCATCGATGTATGCCGGGAGAAAGAACCGCCGCTTCTTCCCGTCGATTCCGAAAAAAGCCACAAGCACCTGGTTGCCTGCCACAGGGCGGAAGAGATCGTCAAGGCGGCTTCAACCTGAGAGTACCGGGAAGCCGCTGTCCCTCATCCCCCGACATCCTCTTTCATGAATTCGGGAAGAGTGAATGACGCCCTGTGAATCTCCGTGGAATAATAACGGAGGCCGGAAATCGAACACGGATGTATATTCTCGAGGGGATGATATTTCCTGGAACAGAGGGAAAATCCTATTGTCCCCGAAGGGTAGGTCGGCACCAGGGCGTAATAATAACAGGCGACCGGAAACAGGGTTTTGTTAAAGGAAAAAAGGTTCCTGATTGTCTTCCTGTCGTAATACATGCTTTCCGATTGCGTCACCGCGATCCCTTCAGGCGCCAGGGCTTCCTTCATGTTTTCATAAAAACGTCTGGTAAAGAGCTGTTCGCCCGGCCCTTCGGGATCCGTTGAATCAACGATGATCACGTCATAATACCCCGGTTTCTCCCTGATGTACTCCGTCCCGTCCCTGCATACAATGCTGACGCGCGGGTCGGCAAGGGATGAGGAAATTGCCGGGAGGTGCCTTTGTGACAATTTGATGACTTCTTCATCAATGTCGCAGAGAACGACCTCCCTCACCCCATGCTTGAGTACTTCGCGAACCGTTCCGCCGTCCCCGCCCCCGATCACCAGAACCTTCCCGGGAGCGGGGTGCGTGTGAAGCGGCACATGGGCGATCATTTCATGATAGGCGAACTCATCAAATTCGGTGAGCATGATTACGCCGTCGATAAGCATCAATTTCCCGAAGCACTCCGTTTCATATATTACTATTTCCTGAAACTGCGATTTTACGCGTTCGATTTCTTTCCTGACCTGAATCGAGATCGTCCGGCCTTTCCGTACGTCCCAGGCATCCTGAATCCACATTACCGCTATTATCCCCTAACGTCTCAGATTCAACTGCATCGTGTAGTCGCCCGCGGAGAAATAACTCCTTGTAAACTCGGCGGCGGCGTACGGATTGTAAAATTTACACGAAAATATATCGATATACGCGCTGTTGGTCAGATTGGCGAAGTGCCCCGATATCAATGACGTCTCGATAAGCTGCGTCATGGAAAGACCGGCCACCCGCTCGTCCTCTCCAAAATTGACGACCACACATTCTCCGAACCTTCTCATCTCGATCAGCGAACAGAGCTGCACGACATACTCTTTTACCGCTTCAGGATCCCTTATCGTTTTGGAATCGCACTCGTGTAAATCAATACACGATAAAAGGCCCCACGCACCGGTTTCGACAAACCGGGCTTTGAGTTCCTCGTAACCGAGGAGCTTTTCGTTCGGGATAGATTGATTAAATCGTATCATCGTTTCCATCAGCATAACTCCACAGGCTTGTGTAAAAGCTTCTCTTTTGGAATATCCAGAGTTCCCCGTTTAACCTCCATGATAGAGAGAGAACCTGCGCAAAACTCTTCTTTTAAATACTCGACCGCCCGAGCGCTATCCATCTCATCGCCACAAGTGAATATGTCCAGCGCACAATATCCATATTCTGGCCATGTATGAATAGAGAAATGGGATTCGGCAATAACCACGACGCCGCTTATCCCGTGCGGATTGAACTGGTGAAATACCGGCTGTATTACCGTCGCCCCGGCTACTCTCACCGCCTCAAGCATAACACTCTGGATTCTCCTTAAATCATTAATGATTCCAGAATCACAATTGTACAATTCAATTAACAAGTGATTCCCTAATGCCTTCATTCCATTCGAGCCTCCTTAAAATGAAAATAGATTAAAATTAAAAAAGGAAATAAGGTTATACCATAAATAAAAAAATTAATAAAGATATATTGCATTTATTTTTAATATTTATTCTACATCGCTTTTGGAGGGAATTTTAAAAAAAAAGCACTCCATTAAAACCATCGCTTTGTAATGGAAGCGATGCCCTTTGCCTCATTGACGATCACGAGCGATTGATTGTAACGATGCGCGATCTTTTCCTGGAAAGAGAGTTTTTTCACGTTATAGCTATGTTTACGGGCAATAATCCCGAGAACGAGCAAATCATGCCCTTCAGCCTCTTCCAGAACCGCCTTGGTATTGTCCTGTATCGTCGTCATTTTTGCTTTGATGCCGGATCTCTCCGTTTTTCTGATAAGTTCTTTAACGTACCGCTCGGACGGCATGTCCTTATTGCTTCCCCGCAAAAGGAGAAGGGTGATTTCCCCTTCAGATTCAGTGAGGCTGTCGGCGATTCGCAGGGCATAACCGTCATTCGAAGATCCGAAAATCGGGACGAGAACTCTATAGAATTTCCTGTTGCCGCAATCCTTCAGAATGACAATATCACAGGGACTGCGGGATATCACTTTGTCGAGGGTGCTTCCCATGACAAACCGCTTGTCCACCCTGCTGCCGTGCCATCCCATAATGAGAAGATCGACCCTTTTCTCCCTCACAGCGCTCACGATACCGCGGGCTATGTTTCTGCAATGCCTGACCGCCGTGGTGACGGGAAAACGGGGCATAAGATAAAGCATTGCCTCGACAATCCCCTCTTTCCCCTCGAGTACGTACTTTTCAGCATCACTCAGGGCAATCTGATCCGGTACCGCGACCATATGAAGGAGATCGATCCGGGCGTCCCGGTTTCTGCTGAGTTTTATCGTCGTGCCGACGAGAGAAAGGGCGTTATTCGGATTCGCGATGGGCACCATCACACGGTATTTGTCTCCCGCCGGTTCCTCGATTTCCTCTTCTATGACGACGATCTCACTCTCCGAAGGGACGACCCGCGATTTCGAATAAAAATGGTAGATAACGATTCCCGCAGCAATCCAGCACGGGGCGATAATCCATGCGAGCCAACTCATGTGAATGAGAAAAACGGCAAGCAACGCCTGTGCGCCTATCGCCAGGAGGGGAAACAAAGGGAAAAAAGGCATGACAAAGCCGTAGGTGAGTTCATCGCCCATGTTGAGTCTGATCCGTATCACGCAAATATTGACGAGGAAAAAAAGAAAGAGAAA
Protein-coding regions in this window:
- a CDS encoding ABC transporter permease subunit; amino-acid sequence: MINLTLNPLTVKKIKRFVSIRRGFFSFIIFLLLVLFTIFADLFINSRALIVSYNGNLYFPTYGSMIPGSTFGLDYDYETNYRELKDVFEKQNRGNWLLLPLVPYNPYENDFREGEYPPSPPSPGQKHFLGTDKAGRDILARLIYGFREALIFSMSLLLINYVIGIGIGCAMGYFGGLFDLIFQRIIEIWTSVPYLYVIIIIASIVFPNVFILILINAFFGWIGMTWIMRTITYKEKTREYAIAAKSIGASHLRIIFRHIIPNTISIIVTYAPFSVASGIISLTALDYLGYGLRPPTPSWGELLEQGWTNLGDYWIAFSVITAMVVTLTLVTFIGEAIREAFDPKMHTTYE
- a CDS encoding ABC transporter substrate-binding protein, producing the protein MRITIKARLFHKRGKKRPWKWSKRMIPENGRPLPGKTLFSCVLALLLMLFAGCGQHREESDKGKGEIFTAPVSEEKLPSGITWLTNNSDPAFSSPRAKKGGTFRDFLLSFPPTFRIVGPDSNSDFRSYILDNQLSLINIHPNTENLIPEIATHWAFDEDGKTMYFRLNPNARWSDGKKVTAHDFAYTLEFMRSEHIVAPWYNDFYTEFIDRAVVYDDYTLAMVATRPMPDIWLYLAIRPVPRHFYGTLNENFVTDYNWAVEPNTGPYRIKEFEKGKSVTLERKKDWWAKDLKYFKNRFNADRIKVIVIKDRNLAWEYFKKGEIDTFWMPFPDYWYDKSQIPEVEKGYIYKVMFFNDTRQGAYGIYMNQDTEIFKDKNVRYAFAHGMNVELVIKKILRNDYYRLENGNVGYGKYSNYNIRARRYDLDKVEYYMKEAGWKRGADGIWMKGKLRFSVNVTYNAENMTPRLVVLKEEALKAGIELLLDKLDGTAVYKKVMEKKHEAVWWQWSTSFTPQYWEGYHSINAHKPQTNNITNTDDPELDEMIDEYRNTTDEEKRIALSKKIQQKIYDICPFVPLFMVPYLRSAAWRWWRLPDVPGAKMNNEDLFNPFFGDYNYGGLFWYDEQLLKETDEAMKKGVSLGEVTIVDETYKMDILK
- a CDS encoding ABC transporter substrate-binding protein, with protein sequence MKKKYCIFAILALVFTAGSCGNGGGEKTGTEHYVFKAPLSSEPLPDDLVWLTNEEDETFASPEAKKGGTMVVALYSFPNTFRIVGPDSNNSFATYIRGNDMLPVGLHPNTENIIPDLATHWAYKHDNKTMFFKLNRKARWSDGVPLTAHDFAYTLKFMRSEYIVSPYYNEVYAEDKFEVIVYDDYTFAIVNKESEVTESDLFFHVNMYPTPSHFYGELDEDFIEKYNWTSVPNPGPYQITDFEKGRSITFERKKDWWAKDMKYYKNRFNVDKIIFKVIKDQNLTWEYFKKGELDVHGATHPTYYYEKTDIDLFHNGYIDKIWFYFDIRQSPWGMYLNRDNELFKTNNLRYAFAHAMNLELVNEKILRNEYYRLEQAFIGYGKYTNNTIRARRFDLDKVDAYMKAEGWKRGKDGIWTKGGLSYSVDVTYSSDLDTQRLVVLKEEAQKAGIELKLDKLDGSAAYKKVMEKKHDVAVWGWTTKFRPVYFQQYLSEYAHKPQTNNITNTDDKALDELIDKYRYSYEESERVRLSLLIQEKLHEECSFVPWFMVPYVRQAYWRWWRLPEPPGTKSSDSVFEPFDSSFGGLFWYDEKMHRETTDAMKSGKTFEPAEIIDKTYMMDILK
- a CDS encoding ABC transporter ATP-binding protein — encoded protein: MDNGFILEVRGLITSFKTEAGKINAVEDVGFSLRRGKTLGLVGESGCGKSVTALSVMRLLPKPAGTIEGGSVVFDGEDLLRLPPDAMHRIRGKRISMIFQEPMTALNPIQRVGKQLDEVYLLHNPGVKKETAKERSVGLLKEIGLPDPEKRYTEYPHQLSGGMRQRVMIAMAISCEPEILIADEPTTALDVTIQAQILDIIRRLQETTGMSIIFITHDLGVIAEVCDDVVVMYAGKIAETASAVELFSNPRHPYTMGLLSSIPRLENERKITLPVIEGRVPSLYELPEGCRFQNRCPYVMDICRKDPPPLFEMAENHYASCYYAEKQK
- a CDS encoding ATP-binding cassette domain-containing protein, with amino-acid sequence MSEYLVEVKHLKTYFPIMGGVFWHEVGKIYAVDDVSFTIREGETLGLVGESGCGKTTLGRTIDYLYKATGGDVLFQGRNIFTLKKKELYTLRRNMQMIFQDPFESLNPRHTIGAILEEPFLIHSIGTRQERKKQISSLLEQVGLPPDVLQRYPHEFSGGQRQRIGIARALTLQPKLIICDEPVSALDVSIQSQILNLLVRLQETFKLTYLFIAHDLAVVKYISDRIAVMYLGKIVELTGADEIYRHPVHPYTQALISAIPVPDPVISKAKQRRILKGDVPSSSNPPPGCRFHTRCPMVIDVCREKEPPLLPVDSEKSHKHLVACHRAEEIVKAAST
- the speE gene encoding polyamine aminopropyltransferase: MWIQDAWDVRKGRTISIQVRKEIERVKSQFQEIVIYETECFGKLMLIDGVIMLTEFDEFAYHEMIAHVPLHTHPAPGKVLVIGGGDGGTVREVLKHGVREVVLCDIDEEVIKLSQRHLPAISSSLADPRVSIVCRDGTEYIREKPGYYDVIIVDSTDPEGPGEQLFTRRFYENMKEALAPEGIAVTQSESMYYDRKTIRNLFSFNKTLFPVACYYYALVPTYPSGTIGFSLCSRKYHPLENIHPCSISGLRYYSTEIHRASFTLPEFMKEDVGG
- a CDS encoding S-adenosylmethionine decarboxylase, producing the protein METMIRFNQSIPNEKLLGYEELKARFVETGAWGLLSCIDLHECDSKTIRDPEAVKEYVVQLCSLIEMRRFGECVVVNFGEDERVAGLSMTQLIETSLISGHFANLTNSAYIDIFSCKFYNPYAAAEFTRSYFSAGDYTMQLNLRR
- a CDS encoding S-adenosylmethionine decarboxylase proenzyme; amino-acid sequence: MKALGNHLLIELYNCDSGIINDLRRIQSVMLEAVRVAGATVIQPVFHQFNPHGISGVVVIAESHFSIHTWPEYGYCALDIFTCGDEMDSARAVEYLKEEFCAGSLSIMEVKRGTLDIPKEKLLHKPVELC